One Campylobacter concisus DNA segment encodes these proteins:
- a CDS encoding LL-diaminopimelate aminotransferase gives MFDEIRFNTIERLPNYVFAEVNAIKMAARRAGEDIIDFSMGNPEGRTPQHIVDKLCESAQKDKTHGYSASAGIYKLRLAICNWYKRKYGVNLDPETEAVATMGSKEGFVHLAQAVINPGDVAIVPDPAYPIHTQAFLFAGGSVAKMPLHYNDKFELDENKFFENLIQTIHASSPKPKYVVVNFPHNPTTVTVQKSFYERLVSIAKQERFYIISDIAYADLTFDGYKTPSIFEVEGAKDVAVECYTLSKSYNMAGWRVGFMCGNKRLCAALKKIKSWVDYGMFTPIQVSATVALDGDQSCVEEIRQIYEKRRDVMIEAFTQAGWELKKPNASMFIWAKLPPKVSHLGSLEFSKQLLTKASVAVSPGIGFGEGGNDYVRLALIENENRIRQAARNIKKYLKEFE, from the coding sequence GTGTTTGATGAGATAAGATTTAATACAATTGAGCGTTTGCCAAACTACGTTTTTGCCGAAGTAAATGCTATAAAAATGGCAGCACGCAGAGCTGGCGAGGACATCATCGACTTTTCTATGGGCAACCCAGAGGGCAGAACACCGCAGCACATCGTTGATAAACTATGCGAAAGCGCGCAAAAAGATAAGACCCACGGCTACTCAGCCAGTGCTGGAATTTACAAGCTCCGCCTTGCCATTTGCAACTGGTATAAGAGAAAATATGGCGTAAATTTAGACCCAGAAACTGAAGCAGTAGCCACAATGGGTAGCAAAGAGGGCTTTGTGCATCTTGCTCAAGCCGTGATAAACCCAGGTGACGTGGCTATCGTGCCTGATCCTGCATATCCGATACACACGCAAGCGTTTTTATTTGCTGGCGGAAGCGTCGCAAAGATGCCGCTTCACTATAATGATAAATTTGAGCTAGATGAGAATAAATTTTTTGAAAACTTAATCCAGACGATACATGCAAGCTCGCCAAAGCCAAAATATGTAGTCGTAAATTTCCCACACAATCCAACGACCGTGACCGTGCAAAAGAGCTTTTACGAGCGCCTTGTAAGCATCGCAAAGCAAGAGAGATTTTACATCATCTCTGATATCGCCTACGCTGATCTTACCTTTGATGGCTACAAAACTCCAAGCATCTTTGAAGTAGAAGGCGCAAAAGATGTCGCGGTCGAGTGCTACACTCTTTCAAAAAGCTACAACATGGCTGGCTGGAGAGTTGGCTTCATGTGCGGAAACAAGAGACTTTGCGCTGCGCTTAAAAAGATAAAATCATGGGTTGATTACGGCATGTTTACGCCGATACAAGTCTCTGCCACGGTCGCACTTGACGGCGATCAAAGCTGCGTTGAAGAGATACGCCAAATTTATGAAAAAAGAAGAGATGTGATGATAGAGGCCTTTACTCAGGCTGGTTGGGAGCTTAAAAAGCCAAATGCTAGCATGTTTATCTGGGCGAAACTTCCACCAAAGGTGAGCCACTTAGGCAGTCTTGAGTTTTCAAAGCAGCTTCTTACAAAGGCTTCAGTTGCTGTTAGTCCGGGCATTGGTTTTGGCGAGGGCGGAAACGACTATGTGCGCTTAGCTCTTATCGAAAACGAAAATAGGATAAGACAAGCAGCAAGAAATATAAAAAAATATTTGAAAGAATTTGAATGA
- a CDS encoding homoserine dehydrogenase — MNVAILGVGTVGESVAKILLKNKKLIAARCGEEIVPVIGVVRNLNKKRDAGIPLTDDINSVINRDDIDVFVELMGGVEEPFRVVSEILKRKKAVVTANKALLAYHRYALQNLAKNTPFGFEASVAGGIPIIRALREGLSANHILSINGILNGTSNYILTSMMNEGSNFKDALKKAQELGYAEADPTFDVGGFDTAHKLLILASIAYGVHGDPEDILIEGIQGITPEDIFFAKDFEYSIKLLAIAKKSEGKVELRVHPALVPQNKMIAKASGVTNAISVVGEVVGETMYYGPGAGGDATASAVISDLIDIARDSKSPMLGYKAPFELNTLELLDRDRIKTKYYFRLKVEDKMGVLAKITNLMSENNLSIDSLLQKPKDESEYAVLFFTTHTSLEADAKRTIELLKEQEYIKEEPFMMRIEE, encoded by the coding sequence ATGAATGTAGCGATATTAGGCGTTGGAACCGTTGGTGAGTCGGTTGCAAAAATTTTACTAAAAAACAAAAAGCTAATCGCAGCAAGATGTGGCGAAGAGATAGTGCCAGTCATCGGTGTGGTTAGAAATTTAAATAAAAAAAGAGACGCTGGCATCCCTTTGACTGACGATATAAATAGCGTCATAAATCGCGATGATATCGATGTTTTTGTTGAGCTTATGGGCGGTGTTGAAGAGCCTTTTAGAGTGGTGAGTGAAATTTTAAAGCGCAAAAAAGCGGTCGTCACTGCAAACAAGGCACTTCTTGCTTATCATAGATATGCTTTGCAAAATTTAGCCAAAAACACGCCATTTGGCTTTGAAGCAAGCGTAGCTGGTGGCATACCGATCATCAGAGCCTTAAGAGAGGGGCTTAGCGCCAACCACATCCTAAGCATAAATGGCATACTAAATGGCACTAGCAACTATATCTTAACCTCGATGATGAATGAGGGCTCAAATTTCAAAGATGCGCTTAAAAAGGCACAAGAGCTTGGATACGCTGAGGCTGATCCTACTTTTGACGTGGGTGGCTTTGACACGGCTCACAAGCTTCTCATCCTTGCAAGCATCGCATACGGCGTGCACGGAGATCCAGAGGACATCTTGATCGAGGGGATACAAGGCATCACGCCAGAAGACATATTTTTCGCAAAAGATTTCGAATACTCAATAAAACTTCTAGCTATCGCCAAAAAAAGTGAGGGCAAGGTCGAACTACGCGTGCATCCAGCGCTTGTACCACAAAACAAAATGATAGCAAAGGCAAGCGGTGTGACAAATGCAATCAGCGTCGTTGGCGAGGTCGTTGGCGAGACTATGTACTATGGTCCAGGAGCTGGTGGCGACGCAACAGCGAGCGCAGTAATTAGCGATCTTATCGACATTGCAAGAGATAGCAAGTCGCCTATGCTTGGATACAAAGCGCCATTTGAGCTAAACACCTTAGAGCTGCTTGATCGCGACAGGATAAAGACAAAATACTACTTTAGGCTAAAAGTCGAAGACAAAATGGGCGTGCTAGCAAAGATAACAAATTTGATGAGTGAAAACAACCTCTCGATTGATAGCTTATTACAAAAGCCAAAAGATGAGAGCGAGTATGCCGTGCTATTTTTCACGACGCACACGAGCTTAGAGGCTGATGCAAAGCGAACGATAGAGCTTCTAAAAGAGCAAGAGTATATAAAAGAAGAGCCATTTATGATGAGGATCGAGGAGTAG